A window from Mustela erminea isolate mMusErm1 chromosome 17, mMusErm1.Pri, whole genome shotgun sequence encodes these proteins:
- the LOC116576335 gene encoding uncharacterized protein LOC116576335 translates to MKLESHLRNYYKERSGMKKTLFLSPKNLKSGHRLVTTKALISWAPPWSGRRLCSSHHDLSSSHYLYGPEAPRLVDSPVHRVLEAEVQNHVIQAIPDVLWKPDVWTTSTGFPDFSLLCGLICEDSQQYQRGEHKHSKKEAICKPGREILPETKLADMFISRLPSLWNCEKISFSFLNHPVYSILFWQLKLTKTVGVSIGHSFQAFVTIP, encoded by the exons ATGAAATTAGAGAGTCATCTGAGA AACTACTACAAGGAAAGATCGGGGATGAAGAAAACACTGTTCCTGTCACCTAAGAACTTAAAATCTGGACACAGACTTGTAACCACAAAGGCTCTTATTTCCTGGGCACCTCCTTGGTCAGGCAGGAGGCTGTGTTCTTCACACCATGATTTGTCATCCTCACACTATCTCTACGGCCCAGAGGCTCCGAGACTCGTTGACTCACCAGTGCATCGCGTTCTAGAGGCAGAAGTACAAAATCACGTTATTCAAGCCATCCCTGATGTCTTGTG GAAGCCCGATGTTTGGACCACATCAACAGGTTTTCCTGATTTCTCACTTCTATGTGGTTTGATCTGTGAGGACTCCCAACAGTATCAGAGAGGAGAGCACA AACACAGTAAGAAGgaagccatctgcaagccaggaagagagattTTACCAGAAACAAAATTGGCTGACATGTTTATCTCaagacttcccagcctctggaactgtgagaaaataagtttctcttttttaaatcacccagtctatagtattttgttcTGGCAGCTGAAGCTGACTAAGACAGTAGGTGTCTCTATAGGACACTCTTTTCAGGCTTTTGTAACAATTCCCTGA